The genome window ATGAGGGTTGGGTTGATCCTCAGTTTCAGGGAGCAGAGCCTGTGCTGTTGATGGATTTCGTCCTTAACTGCTGTGGCACAGAATCTCATCTTCAGATACTTGCAAAATAGATCCCGGATTCAGGTGTGGCTCTATGAACAAGTGAATATGCTGATAGAGAGCTGCATTATTGGTTTCAATGAATACATGGACCTTGTATTAGATGATGCAGAAGAGAGTCATTCTAAAACAAAGTCAAGAAAACAGCTGGGTCGGATCATGCTAAAAGGAGATAATATTACTCTGCTACAAAGTGTCTCCAACTAGAAATGATCAATGAAGtgagaaattacagagaaagcaataattttttttttttttaaatttagctgtCTTTGCCTGGAATATAGTTCTAAAGCATTAGTTCACATT of Marmota flaviventris isolate mMarFla1 chromosome 12, mMarFla1.hap1, whole genome shotgun sequence contains these proteins:
- the LOC114092338 gene encoding small nuclear ribonucleoprotein E-like, with protein sequence ISSLTAVAQNLIFRYLQNRSRIQVWLYEQVNMLIESCIIGFNEYMDLVLDDAEESHSKTKSRKQLGRIMLKGDNITLLQSVSN